In Streptomyces sp. HUAS ZL42, the DNA window TCTGCTGCTTCTCCAGCCGGTAGCGGGTCTCCTCCGGCAGCGCGCGGAAGTAGTCGATGTAGTCCGGGGACGTCATCTCCAGCGTCAGCTTGGTGTACTCGAGCGGGAAGAACCGCGGGGAGCGGGTGACCCAGTTGAGCCGGTAGCCGTGGACGTCGATCTCGGAGAGCAGCTCGTAGTAGATCTCCGCGGCGCTCTGGCCGCTGCCGACGATCGTGATGGACTTCTTGGTCAGCAGCTCCGCCTTGCGGTGCATGTACTGCGCCGTGTGGAAGAGACCGCCGTCGAGCCCCTGGCACGCCTCGGGAACGAAGGGGACCGTGCCGGTGCCGAGGACGAGATGACGGGCGCGGTACACCTCCCCGGCCTCCGTACGCACGAGGTAGTGCCCGGCCCCTTCGTCGTACGTCACCTCGGCGACCGTCGTGTCGAAGCGGAGGCTGCTCAGCTTGCTCGCGGCCCAGCGGCAGTAGTCGTCGTACTCGACCCGGAGCGGGTAGAAGTTCTCGCGGATGTAGAAGGAGTACAGCCGGCCCTGCTCCTTCAGGTAGTTCAGGAAGGAGTACGGCGACGTCGGGTCGGCCAGGGTGACCAGGTCCGACATGAACGGCGTCTGCAGATGGGCGCCGTCGAGGAACATGCCGGCGTGCCACTCGAAGTCGGGCTTGGACTCCAGGAAGACGCCGTCGAGTTCGGCGACGGGCTCGGTGAGACAGGCCAGGCCGAGGTTGAAGGGGCCGAGCCCGATGCCCACGAAGTCGTAGGTGTGCACTCGGGGTTCAGGAAGCGCGGTCAAGGGAGTCTCCCAGGTACTGCTCGGCGTGGCCGGCGACGAGGTCGAGGACGGCGGCGATGTCGGCCGTCGTGGTCTCGGGGTTGAGCAGGGTGAACTTCAGGTAGTGGCGGCCGCCC includes these proteins:
- a CDS encoding lysine N(6)-hydroxylase/L-ornithine N(5)-oxygenase family protein; the protein is MTALPEPRVHTYDFVGIGLGPFNLGLACLTEPVAELDGVFLESKPDFEWHAGMFLDGAHLQTPFMSDLVTLADPTSPYSFLNYLKEQGRLYSFYIRENFYPLRVEYDDYCRWAASKLSSLRFDTTVAEVTYDEGAGHYLVRTEAGEVYRARHLVLGTGTVPFVPEACQGLDGGLFHTAQYMHRKAELLTKKSITIVGSGQSAAEIYYELLSEIDVHGYRLNWVTRSPRFFPLEYTKLTLEMTSPDYIDYFRALPEETRYRLEKQQKGLFKGINSDLIDSIFDLLYQKNVTSGGRPVPTRLLTNSSLNSARYEDGTYTLGLHQDEQGKDFEIETEGLVLATGYHYEPPAFLEPVRDRIRFDGHGRFDVARNYSIDTTGRGIFLQNAGVHTHSITSPDLGMGPYRNSYIIRELLGTEYYPVEKTIAFQEFAV